A region of Streptomyces paludis DNA encodes the following proteins:
- a CDS encoding class I SAM-dependent DNA methyltransferase, producing MDAYDAIAVLYAGLARDDLNTLPLDRAILAAFAERVRATGAGPVAELGCGPGPVTAHLRDLGLDVSGVDLSPVMIGLARETYPDLRFETGSMDALEMADGELGGVVSWYSVIHAPPGEVPSYLAEFRRVLAVDGTLLLGFFESEGGPVTSFDHKVTTAYRWPIDDLAGLAREAGFTEIGRMLREPCEGERFRRGHLLMRAR from the coding sequence ACGACCTCAACACACTCCCGCTGGACCGCGCGATCCTCGCCGCGTTCGCGGAGCGGGTGCGGGCCACCGGTGCCGGGCCCGTCGCCGAGCTGGGGTGTGGCCCCGGGCCGGTGACCGCACATCTGCGGGACCTGGGGCTGGATGTCTCCGGTGTGGACCTGTCTCCGGTGATGATCGGCCTGGCCCGGGAGACATACCCCGACCTACGCTTCGAGACCGGGTCGATGGACGCCTTGGAGATGGCCGACGGCGAGCTGGGCGGCGTTGTGTCCTGGTACTCGGTCATCCACGCTCCGCCGGGTGAAGTCCCTTCGTACTTGGCCGAGTTCCGCCGCGTCCTGGCCGTGGACGGCACACTCCTGCTCGGCTTTTTCGAGTCCGAGGGCGGCCCGGTGACATCGTTCGACCACAAGGTGACGACGGCGTACCGCTGGCCGATCGACGACCTCGCCGGGCTGGCCCGGGAGGCCGGGTTCACCGAGATCGGCCGGATGCTGCGCGAGCCGTGTGAGGGGGAGCGGTTCCGGCGGGGGCATCTGCTGATGCGGGCGCGGTAG